One genomic region from Equus asinus isolate D_3611 breed Donkey chromosome 8, EquAss-T2T_v2, whole genome shotgun sequence encodes:
- the CYP21A2 gene encoding steroid 21-hydroxylase isoform X1: MLLLGLLLLLILLAGTRLLWGQWKLRSLHLPPLVPGFLHLLQPNLPIYLLGLTQKLGPIYRLRLGLQAVVVLNSKRTIEEAMIRKWVDFAGRPQLLSYKLVSQRYQDLSLGDYSLLWKAHKKLTRSALLLGIRNSMEPLVEQLTQEFCERMRAQASAPVAIQKEFSFLTCSIICYLTFGDKEDTLVHAIQDCVQDLMRTWEHWSIQILDIIPFLRFFPNPGLWRLKQAMKNRDHIIEKQLRQHKESMVAGRWRDMTDYMLQGLGRPTVEEAPGQLLEGHVHMAMVDLFIGGTETTASTLSWAVAFLLHHPEIQQRLQDELDRELGPRALGSTVPFKDRARLPLLNATIAEVLRLRPVVPLALPHRTTRPTSIVGYDIPKGTIIIPNLQGAHLDETIWEQPHEFRPDRFLYPGASPSTLAFGCGARVCLGEPLARLELFVVLAQLLRAFTLLPPAGALPSLQPQPHCGVNLTMQPFQVQLQPRGAGTPGLGERQ, encoded by the exons ATGCTACTCcttgggctgctgctgctgctgatcttGCTGGCAGGCACCCGCCTGCTCTGGGGTCAGTGGAAGCTCAGGAGCCTCCACCTTCCACCTCTTGTCCCTGGCTTCCTGCACCTGCTGCAGCCCAACCTCCCCATCTATCTGCTTGGCTTGACTCAGAAACTTGGGCCTATCTACAGGCTCCGCCTCGGGCTGCAAG CTGTGGTGGTGCTGAACTCCAAGAGGACCATTGAAGAAGCCATGATCAGGAAGTGGGTGGACTTTGCTGGCAGACCCCAGTTACTATCTT ATAAGCTGGTGTCTCAACGCTACCAGGATCTCTCACTAGGGGACTATTCCCTGCTCTGGAAGGCCCATAAGAAACTCACCCGCTCGGCCCTGCTACTGGGCATCCGCAACTCCATGGAGCCCCTGGTGGAACAGCTGACCCAAGAGTTCTGCGAG CGCATGAGAGCCCAGGCCAGTGCCCCCGTGGCCATCCAGAAGGAATTCTCTTTCCTCACCTGCAGCATCATCTGTTACCTCACTTTTGGAGACAAG GAAGACACCTTAGTACATGCCATTCAGGACTGTGTCCAGGACTTGATGAGAACCTGGGAACACTGGTCCATCCAAATTCTGGACATCATTCCCTTTCTCAGG TTCTTCCCCAACCCAGGCCTCTGGAGACTGAAGCAGGCCATGAAGAACAGAGATCACATCATAGAGAAGCAGCTGAGGCAGCACAAG gaGAGCATGGTGGCAGGCCGGTGGAGGGACATGACAGACTACATGCTCCAAGGACTGGGCAGGCCGACAGTGGAAGAGGCCCCTGGACAGCTCCTTGAAGGGCACGTGCATATGGCTATGGTGGACCTTTTCATCGGTGGAACGGAGACCACTGCGAGCACCCTCTCCTGGGCTGTGGCATTCTTGCTTCACCACCCTGAG ATTCAGCAGCGACTGCAGGACGAGTTGGATCGTGAGCTGGGCCCCAGAGCCTTGGGCTCCACAGTCCCATTCAAAGACCGCGCACGGCTACCCTTGCTCAACGCCACTATCGCCGAGGTGCTGCGCCTGCGGCCGGTCGTACCCCTGGCCTTGCCGCACCGCACCACGCGGCCTACCAG CATCGTCGGCTACGACATCCCCAAGGGCACAATCATTATCCCCAACCTCCAAGGCGCCCACCTGGATGAGACGATTTGGGAGCAGCCGCACGAGTTCCGGCCGG ACCGCTTCCTGTACCCCGGCGCCAGCCCCAGCACGCTCGCCTTCGGCTGCGGGGCGCGCGTGTGCCTGGGCGAGCCGCTGGCGCGCCTCGAGCTCTTCGTGGTGCTGGCGCAGCTGCTCCGCGCCTTCACGCTGCTGCCGCCCGCCGGCGCCCTGCCCTCtttgcagccccagccccactgcGGCGTCAACCTCACCATGCAGCCTTTCCAGGTGCAGCTGCAGCCCCGTGGAGCGGGGACCCCGGGCCTGGGCGAGCGCCAGTGA
- the CYP21A2 gene encoding steroid 21-hydroxylase isoform X2, with amino-acid sequence MEPLVEQLTQEFCERMRAQASAPVAIQKEFSFLTCSIICYLTFGDKEDTLVHAIQDCVQDLMRTWEHWSIQILDIIPFLRFFPNPGLWRLKQAMKNRDHIIEKQLRQHKESMVAGRWRDMTDYMLQGLGRPTVEEAPGQLLEGHVHMAMVDLFIGGTETTASTLSWAVAFLLHHPEIQQRLQDELDRELGPRALGSTVPFKDRARLPLLNATIAEVLRLRPVVPLALPHRTTRPTSIVGYDIPKGTIIIPNLQGAHLDETIWEQPHEFRPDRFLYPGASPSTLAFGCGARVCLGEPLARLELFVVLAQLLRAFTLLPPAGALPSLQPQPHCGVNLTMQPFQVQLQPRGAGTPGLGERQ; translated from the exons ATGGAGCCCCTGGTGGAACAGCTGACCCAAGAGTTCTGCGAG CGCATGAGAGCCCAGGCCAGTGCCCCCGTGGCCATCCAGAAGGAATTCTCTTTCCTCACCTGCAGCATCATCTGTTACCTCACTTTTGGAGACAAG GAAGACACCTTAGTACATGCCATTCAGGACTGTGTCCAGGACTTGATGAGAACCTGGGAACACTGGTCCATCCAAATTCTGGACATCATTCCCTTTCTCAGG TTCTTCCCCAACCCAGGCCTCTGGAGACTGAAGCAGGCCATGAAGAACAGAGATCACATCATAGAGAAGCAGCTGAGGCAGCACAAG gaGAGCATGGTGGCAGGCCGGTGGAGGGACATGACAGACTACATGCTCCAAGGACTGGGCAGGCCGACAGTGGAAGAGGCCCCTGGACAGCTCCTTGAAGGGCACGTGCATATGGCTATGGTGGACCTTTTCATCGGTGGAACGGAGACCACTGCGAGCACCCTCTCCTGGGCTGTGGCATTCTTGCTTCACCACCCTGAG ATTCAGCAGCGACTGCAGGACGAGTTGGATCGTGAGCTGGGCCCCAGAGCCTTGGGCTCCACAGTCCCATTCAAAGACCGCGCACGGCTACCCTTGCTCAACGCCACTATCGCCGAGGTGCTGCGCCTGCGGCCGGTCGTACCCCTGGCCTTGCCGCACCGCACCACGCGGCCTACCAG CATCGTCGGCTACGACATCCCCAAGGGCACAATCATTATCCCCAACCTCCAAGGCGCCCACCTGGATGAGACGATTTGGGAGCAGCCGCACGAGTTCCGGCCGG ACCGCTTCCTGTACCCCGGCGCCAGCCCCAGCACGCTCGCCTTCGGCTGCGGGGCGCGCGTGTGCCTGGGCGAGCCGCTGGCGCGCCTCGAGCTCTTCGTGGTGCTGGCGCAGCTGCTCCGCGCCTTCACGCTGCTGCCGCCCGCCGGCGCCCTGCCCTCtttgcagccccagccccactgcGGCGTCAACCTCACCATGCAGCCTTTCCAGGTGCAGCTGCAGCCCCGTGGAGCGGGGACCCCGGGCCTGGGCGAGCGCCAGTGA